The Lysobacter capsici genome has a segment encoding these proteins:
- a CDS encoding SDR family oxidoreductase has product MDPKRWRLDGQLALVTGGSAGIGRAIARELLGFGADVLLAARDATALESARAELLEDFPDRDIHGFVADVADDEQRRELLDWVEDFGEGLHILVNNAGGNLSKPTNDYTEDEWRQIFEINVFSAFELSRYAHALLTRHAASSIVNVGSVSGNLHVRTGSPYGMSKAAMHQMTRNLAVEWAEDGVRVNAVAPWYIRTRRTSDKLADPDYLDEVLLRTPAGRIGEPEEVAAAVAFLCLPAAGYITGECIAVDGGFQRYGF; this is encoded by the coding sequence ATGGACCCCAAGCGCTGGCGACTGGACGGACAGCTCGCATTGGTCACCGGCGGCAGCGCCGGCATCGGCCGCGCGATCGCGCGCGAATTGCTCGGCTTCGGCGCCGACGTGCTGCTGGCCGCGCGCGACGCGACCGCGCTGGAATCGGCGCGCGCCGAACTGCTGGAGGACTTTCCCGACCGCGACATCCACGGCTTCGTCGCCGACGTCGCCGACGACGAACAGCGGCGCGAACTGCTGGACTGGGTCGAGGACTTCGGCGAAGGCCTGCATATCCTGGTCAACAACGCCGGCGGCAACCTGAGCAAGCCGACCAACGACTACACCGAGGACGAGTGGCGGCAGATCTTCGAGATCAACGTGTTCTCGGCGTTCGAACTGTCGCGCTACGCGCATGCGCTGCTGACCCGCCACGCCGCGTCGAGCATCGTCAACGTCGGCAGCGTGTCGGGCAACCTGCACGTGCGCACCGGCTCGCCCTACGGCATGAGCAAGGCGGCGATGCACCAGATGACCCGCAACCTCGCGGTGGAATGGGCCGAGGACGGCGTGCGCGTCAACGCGGTCGCGCCGTGGTACATCCGCACCCGCCGCACCTCCGACAAGCTGGCCGATCCGGATTATCTCGACGAAGTGCTGCTGCGCACGCCGGCCGGCCGCATCGGCGAACCCGAGGAAGTGGCCGCGGCGGTCGCGTTTTTGTGTCTGCCGGCGGCGGGTTACATCACCGGCGAATGC
- the sppA gene encoding signal peptide peptidase SppA, which produces MNQTTPSRGPLMRFFVGVWDTMNFTRRLIFNLLFFGFLLLFLAMLLFSGGGAKPLQERTTLVIAPEGNLVEQYSSDPASRALSRAFGDKNPEVQLRDVIRALDAAKDDKRIERVVLRLDKLQAAGMASLREVAAAVARVRASKKEVITFAETMDQKQYLVASQSSEIFLDPMGGLMLEGLGRYRQYYREGLQDKLGVDVHLFRVGEFKSAAEPYILDAASEESKTADLFWMNDLWSRYLDDVAKARKLKAADLTAAIDELPQRLDAVQGDLGKYALQLKLIDGLKTREEVDTLLTKRGAADADAEGGFRQISFDAYVAGMDRMVNPADQRPQVAIVVAEGEIAGGEQPPGSVGGVSTAALLRDARDDEHVKAVVLRVDSPGGEVFASEQIRREIVALKAAGKPVVVSMGDLAASGGYWISMNADKIYADASTITGSIGIFGMIPTVPRALEKIGVHTDGVGTTRFAGSFDITRPLAPEVGQVIQTVINKGYADFTGRVANARKKPVAEIDAIARGRVWSGAQAKERGLVDALGGLPDAITDVAARAKLGKAGEYRVRYVEKMPTPFERFFAGLAQSQAGSALLGRSDLARGLLAKALPQTASDLRFLESSIKPTSGVPVKSLAYCFCEL; this is translated from the coding sequence ATGAACCAAACCACCCCAAGTCGCGGGCCGTTGATGCGATTCTTCGTCGGCGTCTGGGACACGATGAATTTCACCCGCCGGTTGATCTTCAACCTGCTGTTCTTCGGCTTCCTGTTGCTGTTCCTCGCCATGCTGCTGTTCAGCGGCGGCGGCGCCAAGCCGTTGCAGGAGCGCACCACCCTGGTGATCGCGCCGGAAGGCAATCTGGTCGAGCAGTACAGCTCCGACCCGGCCTCGCGCGCGCTCAGCCGCGCGTTCGGCGACAAGAATCCGGAAGTGCAGTTGCGCGACGTGATCCGCGCGCTGGACGCGGCCAAGGACGACAAGCGCATCGAGCGCGTCGTGCTGCGCCTGGACAAGCTGCAGGCGGCCGGCATGGCCTCGCTGCGCGAAGTCGCCGCCGCCGTGGCGCGGGTGCGCGCGAGCAAGAAGGAAGTCATCACCTTCGCCGAGACCATGGACCAGAAGCAGTACCTGGTCGCCTCGCAGTCCAGCGAAATCTTCCTCGACCCCATGGGCGGGTTGATGCTCGAGGGCCTGGGCCGTTATCGCCAGTACTACCGCGAAGGCCTGCAGGACAAGCTCGGCGTGGACGTGCACCTGTTCCGCGTCGGCGAGTTCAAGTCGGCGGCCGAGCCGTACATCCTCGACGCCGCCTCGGAAGAGTCCAAGACCGCCGACCTGTTCTGGATGAACGACCTGTGGTCGCGCTATCTCGACGACGTGGCCAAGGCGCGCAAGCTCAAGGCCGCCGACCTGACCGCCGCGATCGACGAACTGCCGCAGCGCCTGGACGCGGTCCAGGGCGACCTGGGCAAGTACGCGTTGCAGCTCAAGCTGATCGATGGTTTGAAGACCCGCGAGGAAGTCGACACCCTGCTGACCAAGCGCGGCGCCGCCGATGCCGACGCCGAGGGCGGGTTCCGCCAGATTTCGTTCGACGCCTACGTCGCCGGCATGGACCGCATGGTCAATCCGGCCGATCAGCGTCCGCAGGTCGCGATCGTGGTCGCCGAAGGCGAGATCGCCGGCGGCGAGCAGCCGCCCGGTTCGGTCGGTGGCGTCAGCACCGCGGCGCTGCTGCGCGACGCGCGCGACGACGAGCACGTCAAGGCGGTGGTGCTGCGGGTGGATTCGCCCGGCGGCGAAGTGTTCGCCTCCGAGCAGATCCGTCGCGAGATCGTCGCGCTGAAGGCCGCCGGCAAGCCGGTGGTGGTGTCGATGGGCGATCTGGCCGCCTCGGGCGGTTACTGGATCTCGATGAACGCCGACAAGATCTACGCCGACGCCTCGACCATCACCGGTTCGATCGGCATCTTCGGCATGATCCCGACCGTGCCGCGCGCGCTGGAAAAGATCGGCGTGCATACCGACGGCGTGGGCACCACCCGCTTCGCCGGTTCCTTCGACATCACCCGGCCGCTGGCGCCGGAAGTCGGCCAGGTCATCCAGACCGTGATCAACAAGGGCTATGCCGATTTCACCGGCCGCGTCGCCAACGCGCGCAAGAAGCCGGTGGCCGAGATCGACGCGATCGCGCGCGGTCGCGTGTGGAGCGGCGCGCAGGCCAAGGAACGCGGTCTGGTCGACGCGCTGGGCGGCCTGCCCGACGCGATCACCGACGTCGCCGCGCGCGCCAAGCTCGGCAAGGCCGGCGAGTACCGCGTGCGTTACGTCGAGAAGATGCCGACCCCGTTCGAGCGTTTCTTCGCCGGTCTCGCCCAGAGCCAGGCCGGCAGCGCGCTGCTGGGCCGTTCCGACCTCGCCCGCGGCCTGCTGGCCAAGGCCTTGCCGCAGACCGCATCGGACCTGCGCTTTCTGGAAAGCTCGATCAAGCCGACCAGCGGCGTGCCGGTGAAGTCGCTGGCGTATTGCTTCTGCGAGCTGTAA
- a CDS encoding MATE family efflux transporter: MSASSPTDSRPAARSGLAGEIRTTLILAAPLVAGHVSTGLIGFVDNTLAGHHSTTTLASVTIGTALWWLPMMVPIGTLLSVPPSVSQLEGAGRRGEIGALFRQALWMAVLLSVFLFAFLTLIPYALGAMGIAPGIIPGARDFLHGIRWGVPALTLFFCMRYLSEGLHWTLPTMLLSAGGLLILAPLGYVLTFGKFGLPEMGAGGLGIASAAMLWAQAIGFFVVLSRAKRFADLRLFERFDKPHWPTIRGLLATGLPIGVTVLMEGSLFIVTALLIGRLGEVPASAHQIAINLSALCFMVPMGLAEATTVRVGHAMGRRDYLGVRRAGYAGYAIVIATQLCSGILLLSANELLVSFYTADAAVATLAASLLLYSAMFQFPDGIQVLSAGALRGLKDTRMPMILAALAYWGVGMPVGAGLGLGLGWGPKGMWIGLIAGLTVASVLLGLRFLRSSQPERLAARMATEAPHEVDPHETGCT, encoded by the coding sequence ATGTCCGCGTCATCCCCCACCGATTCCCGCCCCGCCGCCCGTTCCGGCCTGGCGGGCGAGATCCGCACCACCTTGATTCTTGCCGCGCCGCTGGTGGCCGGCCACGTGTCCACCGGCCTGATCGGCTTCGTCGACAACACCCTCGCCGGTCACCACAGCACCACCACGCTGGCCTCGGTGACCATCGGCACCGCGCTGTGGTGGCTGCCGATGATGGTGCCGATCGGGACCTTGCTGTCGGTGCCGCCGTCGGTGTCGCAGCTCGAAGGCGCCGGCCGCCGCGGCGAAATCGGCGCGCTGTTCCGCCAGGCGCTGTGGATGGCGGTGCTGCTGAGCGTGTTCCTGTTCGCGTTCCTGACCCTGATCCCGTATGCGCTGGGTGCGATGGGCATCGCCCCGGGCATCATCCCCGGCGCGCGCGATTTCCTGCACGGCATCCGCTGGGGCGTGCCGGCGCTGACCCTGTTCTTCTGCATGCGCTATCTCAGCGAGGGCCTGCACTGGACCTTGCCGACGATGCTGCTCAGCGCCGGCGGCCTGCTGATCCTGGCGCCGCTGGGCTATGTGCTGACCTTCGGCAAGTTCGGCCTGCCGGAAATGGGCGCCGGCGGCCTGGGCATCGCCTCGGCGGCGATGCTGTGGGCGCAGGCGATCGGTTTCTTCGTGGTCCTCAGCCGCGCCAAGCGCTTCGCCGACCTGCGCCTGTTCGAGCGCTTCGACAAGCCGCATTGGCCGACCATCCGCGGCCTGCTCGCGACCGGCCTGCCGATCGGCGTGACCGTGCTGATGGAGGGCAGTTTGTTCATCGTGACCGCGCTGCTGATCGGCCGCCTGGGCGAAGTGCCGGCGTCGGCGCATCAGATCGCGATCAACCTGTCGGCGCTGTGCTTCATGGTGCCGATGGGCCTGGCCGAAGCGACCACGGTGCGGGTCGGCCATGCGATGGGCCGGCGCGACTACCTCGGCGTGCGCCGGGCCGGTTACGCCGGCTACGCGATCGTGATCGCCACCCAGTTGTGCTCGGGCATCCTGCTGTTGAGCGCGAACGAGCTACTGGTGAGTTTCTACACCGCCGACGCCGCGGTCGCGACCCTGGCCGCGTCGTTGCTGCTGTATTCGGCGATGTTCCAGTTCCCCGACGGCATTCAGGTGCTGTCGGCCGGCGCCCTGCGCGGCCTCAAGGACACCCGCATGCCGATGATCCTGGCCGCGCTGGCCTATTGGGGCGTGGGCATGCCGGTCGGCGCCGGGCTCGGTCTGGGGCTGGGCTGGGGGCCCAAGGGCATGTGGATCGGCCTGATCGCCGGCCTGACCGTGGCCTCGGTGTTGCTGGGCCTGCGTTTCCTGCGTTCCAGCCAGCCCGAGCGGCTGGCCGCGCGGATGGCGACCGAGGCGCCGCATGAGGTGGATCCGCATGAGACCGGCTGCACCTGA
- a CDS encoding DUF3667 domain-containing protein, with product MSATTSSGASHAGEHEPGHEQDREQGHAPGDGHGHPSHCENCAAPLQGHYCHVCGQSIINPIRHAGHALEEVFESFWHLDGRIFRTLRDLLSPGRVAKNYIAGHRVRYVAPLRLFVIVSVLTFFVAQFTVHFDETKPGFEVVDLQGTTVRMGNRQKQIKKADSVAEVESLRLQTIKELQAAREAIPASARGAIDKSIEGVQRQADLRIETLRGEQSLDETDIAEGKAEGARDAAEALEPPNGIAAAKTLAEVEQRRDALIAPLKAQLATAPAGSKARDRTNREIAKTNAEAGCRIAALQIAHATISQGAPPRPLDAQRYGDTDCDDGSPLSFNGRAWDAKTNPLTVSWWPQFANDWLNRQVGRGEINFKRASKEPWLYIHSLIAAVPSALFLMVPIFALLLKLTYLGSGRGYLEHLAVALYSHVYLCLSILAMFVLVLLSNAISPHWSGFAWISGLGISALWIWMPIYLLLMEKRVYGNGWLLTLVRYTVIGTLYFVLLSFAVTALAFAALVRM from the coding sequence ATGAGCGCAACCACTTCTTCAGGCGCCAGCCATGCTGGCGAGCACGAACCCGGCCACGAGCAGGACCGCGAGCAAGGCCACGCCCCCGGCGACGGCCACGGCCATCCCAGCCATTGCGAAAACTGCGCTGCGCCGCTGCAGGGCCACTATTGCCACGTCTGCGGCCAGTCGATCATCAACCCGATCCGCCACGCCGGGCATGCGCTGGAGGAAGTGTTCGAATCGTTCTGGCATCTCGACGGCCGCATCTTCCGGACTTTGCGCGATCTGCTGTCTCCGGGCCGGGTCGCCAAGAATTACATCGCCGGCCATCGCGTGCGCTATGTCGCGCCGCTGCGGCTGTTCGTGATCGTCTCGGTGCTGACCTTCTTCGTCGCCCAGTTCACCGTGCATTTCGACGAAACCAAGCCCGGCTTCGAGGTCGTCGACCTGCAAGGCACCACGGTGCGCATGGGCAACCGGCAGAAGCAGATCAAGAAAGCCGATTCGGTCGCCGAAGTCGAATCGCTGCGCCTGCAGACCATCAAGGAACTGCAGGCCGCGCGCGAAGCGATACCGGCCTCCGCCCGCGGCGCCATCGACAAGTCGATCGAGGGCGTGCAGCGCCAGGCCGACCTGCGCATCGAGACCTTGCGCGGCGAGCAAAGCCTCGACGAAACCGACATCGCCGAGGGCAAGGCCGAGGGCGCGCGCGACGCCGCCGAAGCGCTGGAGCCGCCGAACGGCATCGCCGCGGCCAAGACCCTGGCCGAGGTCGAACAACGCCGCGACGCGCTGATCGCGCCGCTCAAGGCGCAACTGGCGACCGCGCCGGCCGGTTCGAAAGCGCGCGACAGGACCAACCGCGAAATCGCCAAGACCAACGCCGAAGCCGGTTGCCGCATCGCCGCGCTGCAGATCGCGCACGCCACGATCAGCCAGGGCGCGCCGCCGCGCCCGCTCGACGCGCAGCGTTACGGCGACACCGATTGCGACGACGGCAGCCCGCTGTCGTTCAACGGCCGCGCCTGGGACGCCAAGACCAATCCGCTGACGGTGAGCTGGTGGCCGCAATTCGCCAACGACTGGCTCAACCGCCAGGTCGGCCGCGGCGAGATCAACTTCAAGCGCGCCAGCAAGGAACCGTGGCTGTACATCCACTCGCTGATCGCCGCGGTGCCGTCGGCGCTGTTCCTGATGGTGCCGATCTTCGCGCTGCTGCTGAAGCTGACCTACCTGGGTTCGGGCCGCGGCTATCTCGAACATCTGGCGGTGGCGTTGTACAGCCATGTCTACCTGTGCCTGTCGATCCTGGCGATGTTCGTGCTGGTGCTGCTGAGCAACGCGATCTCGCCGCACTGGAGCGGCTTCGCCTGGATCAGCGGCCTCGGCATCAGCGCGCTGTGGATATGGATGCCGATCTATCTGCTGCTGATGGAAAAACGCGTGTACGGCAACGGCTGGTTGCTGACCCTTGTGCGCTACACCGTGATCGGCACGCTGTACTTCGTCCTGCTGAGCTTCGCGGTGACCGCGCTGGCGTTCGCCGCGCTGGTACGGATGTGA
- a CDS encoding DUF4286 family protein: MSTARADAAGDMAGAIYEVNLDLDAAIADDYLAWLREHIAQICALPGFLGATLHLVADPLAEPGRRALCVQYRLRDQAALDDYLRDHAPRLRADGMARFGGKFSASRRILHPIAN; encoded by the coding sequence GTGAGCACGGCGCGCGCGGACGCTGCCGGCGACATGGCCGGCGCGATCTACGAGGTCAACCTCGACCTCGACGCCGCCATCGCCGACGACTACCTCGCCTGGCTGCGCGAGCACATCGCGCAGATCTGCGCCCTGCCCGGGTTTCTCGGCGCGACGCTGCACCTTGTCGCCGACCCGCTCGCCGAACCCGGCCGCCGCGCGCTGTGCGTGCAGTACCGATTGCGCGACCAGGCCGCGCTGGACGATTACCTGCGCGACCACGCCCCGCGATTGCGCGCCGACGGCATGGCCCGTTTCGGCGGCAAGTTCAGCGCGTCGCGGCGAATCCTGCATCCCATCGCAAACTAA
- a CDS encoding trypsin-like serine peptidase, with translation MSHKKSALNLLAFALSASLTSAAFASQPAPTSMGPAPVTAAPQAAALGDAQMLTVPAKSTKRAVSLIAPSRAVLDKFKARRSASNQLKTLSIGFGRKVERSRIELGALAWEPQQDGSSAARFVVASDGAKALRAQLALKATHGARADAASVSLRFAGSDGRVFAENASAFAAGAGWSPIVSGDSMTIEIQLPKGVSPESYRLDVPALSHLVFDPLTDREDIGKSFGDIGTSGACEQDIVCRANPTPGFIAASNAVAHIAVTRGTGDTGWCTGTLLNNSKTPKRALLWTAAHCVADQAQASSFVTYWFFDATACNSRKASARTVVLSGGTTLLYRDRTSDVTLLELRAAPPTGAFYAGWSSEAIATVGTLAEGIHHPAGDLKKYSLAKVTSLSSQQTIGGVLTKPVTTASWTGSGVTEGGSSGSGLFTIDASGNYLLRGGLSGGPSSCSASTANKKDYYSQLSFAWPKISQFFSP, from the coding sequence ATGAGCCACAAAAAATCCGCGCTGAATCTTCTCGCGTTCGCGTTGTCCGCGAGCCTGACCTCGGCGGCCTTCGCGTCGCAGCCCGCGCCCACGTCGATGGGGCCGGCGCCGGTTACCGCCGCGCCGCAGGCCGCCGCGCTGGGCGACGCGCAGATGCTGACCGTGCCCGCGAAATCCACCAAGCGCGCGGTCAGCCTGATCGCGCCCAGCCGCGCGGTTCTCGACAAATTCAAGGCGCGTCGTTCCGCTTCGAACCAACTCAAGACCCTGAGCATCGGCTTTGGCCGCAAGGTCGAGCGCAGCCGGATCGAACTGGGCGCGTTGGCGTGGGAGCCGCAGCAAGACGGCTCGAGCGCGGCGCGATTCGTCGTCGCCTCCGACGGCGCCAAAGCGCTGCGCGCGCAGCTGGCGCTGAAGGCGACCCACGGCGCGCGCGCCGACGCCGCGAGCGTGAGCCTGCGTTTCGCCGGCAGCGACGGCCGCGTCTTCGCCGAAAACGCAAGCGCATTCGCCGCCGGCGCGGGCTGGAGCCCGATCGTCTCGGGCGATTCGATGACCATCGAAATCCAACTGCCGAAGGGCGTCAGCCCGGAGTCCTATCGCCTCGACGTTCCGGCGCTGTCGCATCTGGTTTTCGATCCGCTCACCGATCGCGAGGACATCGGCAAGTCCTTCGGCGACATCGGCACCAGCGGCGCCTGCGAACAAGACATCGTCTGCCGGGCCAATCCGACCCCGGGCTTTATCGCGGCCAGCAACGCGGTGGCGCACATCGCCGTCACCCGCGGCACCGGCGATACCGGCTGGTGCACCGGTACCTTGCTCAACAACAGCAAGACGCCCAAGCGCGCCCTGCTGTGGACCGCGGCGCATTGCGTCGCCGATCAGGCCCAGGCCAGTTCGTTCGTGACCTACTGGTTCTTCGATGCGACCGCGTGCAACAGCAGGAAAGCCAGCGCGAGAACCGTGGTGCTGAGCGGCGGCACGACGCTGCTGTACCGCGATCGCACGAGCGATGTGACCCTGCTGGAGCTCAGGGCCGCGCCGCCCACCGGTGCGTTTTACGCCGGCTGGAGCAGCGAGGCGATCGCGACGGTCGGCACGCTGGCCGAGGGCATCCATCACCCGGCGGGCGACCTGAAGAAATACTCGCTGGCGAAAGTGACTTCGCTGTCGAGCCAGCAGACCATCGGCGGCGTGCTGACCAAGCCGGTGACCACCGCAAGCTGGACCGGAAGCGGCGTCACCGAGGGCGGCTCGTCCGGCTCGGGCTTGTTCACCATCGACGCCAGCGGCAATTACCTGCTGCGCGGCGGCTTGTCCGGCGGTCCGTCGTCGTGCAGCGCCAGCACGGCCAACAAGAAGGACTACTACTCGCAGCTGTCCTTTGCCTGGCCGAAGATCTCGCAGTTTTTCTCGCCCTGA
- a CDS encoding DUF3106 domain-containing protein: MTLAATALVVMSVLWPASALPPELEQALPRLPADAQARLRDNGQRWDGWNEDQRRDFGRRAAQWGELSDAQRGERRERYQAWQALSADERAQLQAAAARYAALPPEQQRALREQFDALDRSERRGWLLGPSLGADYPGLQPLLAQLPQAQHAALLSALRALTPAQRKDLAVLVQRTAPQDRERLRGDLLAVPVARRGAWLQEALTR; encoded by the coding sequence ATGACGCTGGCCGCAACCGCGTTGGTTGTGATGTCGGTGTTGTGGCCGGCGAGCGCGTTGCCGCCGGAACTGGAGCAGGCCTTGCCGCGCCTGCCGGCCGACGCCCAGGCCCGCCTGCGCGACAACGGCCAGCGCTGGGACGGCTGGAACGAAGACCAGCGCCGCGACTTCGGCCGCCGCGCCGCGCAATGGGGCGAACTCAGCGACGCCCAGCGCGGCGAGCGCCGCGAACGTTACCAAGCCTGGCAGGCGCTGAGCGCGGACGAACGCGCGCAGCTGCAGGCCGCGGCCGCGCGCTACGCCGCCTTGCCGCCGGAGCAGCAACGCGCCTTGCGCGAGCAGTTCGACGCGCTCGATCGCAGCGAGCGTCGCGGCTGGTTGCTCGGTCCCTCGCTTGGTGCGGACTATCCCGGGTTGCAGCCGTTGCTGGCGCAATTGCCGCAGGCCCAGCACGCCGCGCTGTTGAGCGCGCTGCGCGCGCTGACCCCGGCCCAGCGCAAGGATCTGGCGGTGCTGGTGCAGCGCACCGCGCCGCAGGATCGCGAGCGCCTGCGCGGCGATCTGCTCGCGGTGCCGGTGGCGCGGCGTGGCGCGTGGTTGCAGGAGGCGTTGACCCGATGA
- a CDS encoding sigma factor-like helix-turn-helix DNA-binding protein → MSSTTPATGPSAPRSTAPAALSAFLRGVERRGAVLAELQAGDAAAGDAALAAAMGAFRAIAADAALSDWPSRFWSLLLTQPGLAHRTPVAIAVEATDRLAELGSGPRAALLLRLAAGLSEGEAAAVLGVAPATYRLALQRALPRHADGRADPQAWQQLREQVHRRIKTLPPERLQRLAQARELALSGGPASAAPVSAPGRANRAPRSRPRWLMPLLWTLLALCVLAFAATFWPGGGLTGGWLGAPDGVQISALPQASAPAERYGREAGLIAHRDFALLADPEAEAAATDVDFRSWLAARDAGTITAVAAVPLETPVVPDAPAAPGSETQSSETDASEGE, encoded by the coding sequence ATGAGTTCCACGACCCCCGCTACGGGCCCTTCCGCACCGCGTTCGACCGCTCCGGCGGCGCTGTCCGCGTTCCTGCGAGGCGTCGAACGGCGCGGCGCGGTGCTGGCCGAATTGCAGGCCGGCGACGCCGCCGCCGGCGACGCCGCGCTGGCCGCGGCGATGGGCGCATTCCGCGCGATCGCCGCCGACGCCGCGCTCAGCGACTGGCCGAGCCGGTTCTGGTCGCTGCTGCTGACCCAGCCCGGCCTGGCCCATCGCACCCCAGTCGCGATCGCGGTCGAGGCCACCGACCGCCTGGCCGAACTGGGCAGCGGACCGCGCGCGGCGCTGCTGCTGCGGCTGGCCGCCGGGCTCAGCGAAGGCGAGGCCGCGGCCGTGCTCGGGGTCGCCCCGGCGACCTACCGGCTGGCGCTGCAGCGCGCGCTGCCGCGGCACGCCGACGGCCGCGCCGATCCGCAGGCCTGGCAGCAATTGCGCGAACAGGTCCACCGCCGGATCAAGACCCTGCCGCCCGAGCGTCTGCAGCGGCTGGCCCAGGCGCGCGAACTCGCGCTCAGCGGCGGGCCGGCGAGCGCCGCGCCGGTGTCGGCGCCGGGACGCGCGAACCGCGCGCCGCGGTCGCGCCCGCGCTGGCTGATGCCGTTGCTGTGGACCCTGCTGGCGTTGTGCGTGCTGGCGTTCGCGGCCACGTTCTGGCCCGGCGGCGGCCTGACCGGCGGCTGGCTCGGCGCGCCCGACGGCGTCCAGATCAGCGCATTGCCGCAGGCGTCCGCGCCGGCCGAACGGTACGGCCGCGAGGCCGGACTGATCGCCCACCGCGACTTCGCCCTGCTCGCCGACCCGGAGGCCGAAGCCGCCGCGACCGACGTGGATTTCCGCAGCTGGCTGGCCGCGCGCGACGCCGGCACGATCACGGCCGTCGCCGCGGTGCCGCTGGAGACCCCGGTCGTGCCCGATGCGCCGGCCGCGCCGGGCAGCGAAACCCAATCGTCGGAAACCGACGCCTCGGAGGGCGAGTGA